One Bradyrhizobium sp. CCGB12 genomic window carries:
- a CDS encoding aldehyde dehydrogenase family protein, with protein MSVAYDFAHSPATEFMARPQHLLIDGRRVPASSGRTFKSLNPATGQVIATVAEGGEADVAHAVAAARRAFEGPWRTMRASERGQILLRWADLLKAHADEIIELESIDAGKPISATMRQDFPAAVDTLIYYAGWADKISGDVVPVREDALTYTVREPVGVVAAIVPWNFPLMIGMWKLAPALACGCTVVMKPAELTSLSALRIAELALEAGLPAGVFNVVTGPGRVVGDALVNHPDVDKVTFTGSPGVGRGIMKGAASNFKRVSLELGGKSANVVFDDADLEAASKAAASGIFFNAGQVCSAGSRVLVQEKAYDEVVERLAARAKSLRIGDPLDRKTALGPVISEKQMKSILDYVEIGRKEGASLVTGGERLGERGYFISPTVFAGVAHEMRISQEEIFGPVVSVIKFKDEADALRIANGTAYSLAAGVWSRDLGKLQRFAKRARAGTVWMNTYGYTDVRLPWGGERDSGLGREHGTAAIDNFTEPKAVWMNLAV; from the coding sequence ATGTCTGTTGCATATGACTTTGCGCATTCGCCGGCCACCGAGTTCATGGCCCGGCCGCAGCATCTGCTCATCGACGGTCGCCGCGTCCCTGCGAGCTCCGGCCGCACCTTCAAATCCCTCAATCCCGCCACCGGGCAGGTCATCGCCACCGTCGCCGAAGGTGGCGAGGCCGACGTTGCGCATGCCGTGGCGGCCGCCCGCCGCGCCTTCGAAGGCCCGTGGCGTACGATGCGCGCCTCCGAGCGCGGCCAGATCCTGCTGCGCTGGGCCGACCTGCTGAAGGCACACGCCGACGAGATCATCGAGCTCGAATCGATTGACGCCGGCAAGCCGATCTCCGCGACGATGCGCCAGGACTTTCCGGCTGCAGTCGATACGCTGATCTACTACGCCGGCTGGGCCGATAAGATCAGCGGCGATGTCGTGCCGGTGCGCGAGGATGCCCTGACCTACACCGTGCGCGAGCCCGTCGGCGTGGTCGCGGCGATCGTGCCGTGGAATTTCCCGCTGATGATCGGCATGTGGAAGCTGGCGCCGGCGCTGGCCTGCGGCTGCACCGTGGTGATGAAGCCCGCCGAACTGACCTCGCTGTCGGCGCTGCGCATCGCCGAGCTGGCTTTGGAGGCCGGCCTGCCGGCGGGCGTGTTCAACGTCGTCACCGGTCCGGGCCGCGTCGTCGGCGATGCGCTGGTCAATCACCCCGACGTCGACAAGGTCACGTTCACCGGTTCGCCCGGCGTGGGCCGCGGCATCATGAAAGGCGCGGCCAGCAATTTCAAACGAGTCTCGCTTGAGCTCGGCGGCAAGTCGGCCAACGTCGTTTTCGACGACGCCGATCTGGAAGCAGCAAGCAAGGCTGCGGCCTCCGGCATCTTCTTCAACGCCGGCCAGGTGTGCTCGGCCGGCTCCCGTGTGCTGGTGCAGGAGAAGGCCTACGACGAGGTCGTCGAGCGCCTGGCGGCGCGCGCGAAGTCGCTCAGGATCGGCGATCCGCTCGATCGCAAGACCGCGCTCGGGCCTGTCATCTCCGAGAAGCAGATGAAGTCGATCCTCGACTATGTCGAGATCGGCCGGAAGGAGGGGGCAAGCCTCGTCACCGGCGGCGAGCGGCTCGGCGAGCGCGGCTATTTCATCAGTCCGACGGTGTTCGCAGGCGTCGCGCACGAGATGCGGATATCGCAGGAAGAGATCTTCGGCCCCGTCGTCAGCGTCATCAAGTTCAAGGACGAGGCCGACGCGCTCAGGATCGCCAACGGCACCGCCTACAGTCTTGCCGCCGGCGTCTGGAGCCGCGACCTCGGCAAGCTGCAGCGCTTCGCCAAGCGGGCGCGCGCGGGCACGGTCTGGATGAACACCTATGGCTATACCGACGTGCGCCTGCCCTGGGGCGGGGAGCGCGACTCCGGCCTCGGCCGCGAGCACGGCACCGCCGCGATCGACAATTTCACCGAGCCCAAGGCTGTCTGGATGAATCTGGCCGTCTGA
- a CDS encoding substrate-binding domain-containing protein has translation MLQIEIEAVWRFRREGSPRTAVIMLGVLNEIRKTGKITSAASDAHLSYRHVWNLIEQWSEFFGTPLVETQRGKGSKLTPFGERLVWAGERMQARLGPQLENLAQELANEIKPFLEQRPSVIRVHASHGFAVAKLREFLDREPGIGVDLRYVSNQHSLVSLAQGACDLSGLHLPHGALRAQGIKAAREWLDPREDRIISFVTREMGLMVARGNPLRIASLHDLTGPKVRFVNRDHDSGTRLLFDQLLAANGIDESKINGAQQIEFTHAAVAAYVASGMADASFGVEAAARHFGLDFIRILTEDYFFVCKRAFLDTKPMQRILEIIRSADFRAAVATLPGYVPSDTGNVTGVKAFLEMHAVR, from the coding sequence ATGCTTCAGATCGAGATCGAAGCCGTCTGGCGGTTTCGCCGGGAGGGCAGCCCGCGCACCGCCGTGATCATGCTCGGCGTGCTCAACGAAATCCGGAAGACCGGAAAGATCACGAGCGCGGCCAGCGATGCCCACCTCTCCTACCGCCATGTCTGGAATCTGATCGAGCAATGGTCGGAGTTCTTCGGCACGCCACTGGTCGAGACCCAGCGCGGCAAGGGCTCGAAGCTCACGCCGTTCGGCGAGCGGCTGGTGTGGGCCGGCGAGCGCATGCAGGCCCGGCTCGGGCCGCAACTCGAAAACCTCGCGCAGGAGCTGGCCAACGAGATCAAGCCGTTCCTCGAACAGCGCCCGTCCGTCATCCGCGTGCATGCGAGCCACGGCTTTGCGGTGGCAAAGCTGCGCGAATTCCTCGACCGCGAGCCCGGCATCGGCGTCGATCTGCGCTATGTCAGCAACCAGCATTCGCTGGTCTCGCTGGCGCAGGGCGCCTGCGACCTCTCCGGCCTGCATCTGCCGCACGGCGCGCTGCGGGCCCAGGGCATCAAGGCCGCCCGCGAATGGCTCGATCCGCGAGAGGATCGAATCATCAGTTTTGTGACGCGCGAAATGGGATTGATGGTCGCGCGCGGCAATCCGCTGCGGATCGCCTCGCTTCATGATCTCACCGGACCAAAGGTCCGCTTCGTCAACCGCGACCATGATTCCGGCACGCGGCTTCTGTTCGACCAATTGCTCGCCGCGAACGGCATCGACGAGAGCAAGATCAACGGCGCGCAGCAGATCGAGTTCACCCACGCCGCGGTGGCTGCCTATGTCGCCAGCGGCATGGCCGATGCGAGCTTCGGGGTCGAAGCCGCCGCCCGGCATTTCGGCCTCGATTTCATCCGCATCCTCACCGAGGATTATTTCTTCGTCTGCAAGCGCGCGTTCCTCGACACCAAGCCGATGCAGCGCATCCTCGAAATCATCCGCAGCGCCGATTTCCGCGCCGCCGTCGCCACCCTGCCCGGCTATGTGCCGTCGGATACCGGCAACGTGACCGGCGTGAAGGCGTTTCTGGAGATGCACGCCGTGCGGTGA
- a CDS encoding winged helix-turn-helix domain-containing protein, with protein sequence MPRASAKSLPQLSLRIDLDSEDRIGPGKIQLLEQIRAQGSISAAGRAMDMSYKRAWDLVDEINRICGHAVVEPQAGGKNGGGAMLTPFGEGLVARYRKIERDAARAVRKELEALKSDITRTRKS encoded by the coding sequence ATGCCGCGCGCGAGCGCCAAATCGCTTCCCCAGTTGAGCCTTCGCATCGATCTCGACAGCGAGGATCGGATCGGTCCCGGCAAGATCCAGCTTCTGGAGCAGATTCGCGCGCAAGGCTCGATCTCGGCAGCCGGCCGCGCCATGGATATGTCCTACAAGCGGGCCTGGGATCTCGTCGACGAGATCAATCGCATTTGCGGACATGCGGTCGTCGAGCCTCAGGCTGGCGGCAAGAACGGCGGCGGTGCGATGCTGACGCCGTTCGGCGAGGGACTGGTCGCGCGCTATCGCAAGATCGAGCGCGACGCCGCCCGCGCCGTGCGCAAGGAACTTGAGGCGCTCAAGAGCGACATCACCCGTACGCGGAAATCGTGA
- a CDS encoding cysteine synthase A, which translates to MNGVRTGFLDSIGNTPLIRLRMPSEATGCEIYGKAEFLNPGGSIKDRAALAMINDAEQRGRLRPGGVIVEGTAGNVGIGIALVANARGYRSVIVMPDTQSQEKKDMLRLCGADLRLVPAVPYSNPGHYARYSGRLAEELGAFWANQFDNVANREGHYRTTGPEIWQQTDGRIDGFTCAVGSGGTLGGVARALKERNPGIKIALSDPMGAALYNWFTKGELTTEGDSITEGIGQVRVTRNLEGTPIDTAYQITDEEALPVLFDLIEHEGLVLGGSSAINIVGAMRLARDLGPGKTIVTILADGGQRYQSKLFNPEFLRKKNLPLPRWMR; encoded by the coding sequence ATGAACGGCGTCCGAACAGGTTTCCTGGACTCTATCGGCAACACGCCATTGATCAGGCTGCGAATGCCGTCGGAGGCCACGGGTTGCGAGATCTATGGCAAGGCCGAATTTCTCAATCCCGGCGGTTCGATCAAGGATCGCGCGGCGCTGGCCATGATCAACGATGCCGAGCAGCGCGGCAGGCTGAGGCCGGGCGGCGTCATCGTCGAGGGCACAGCCGGCAACGTCGGAATCGGCATAGCGCTCGTGGCGAATGCTCGCGGCTATCGAAGCGTGATCGTGATGCCTGACACGCAAAGTCAGGAGAAAAAGGATATGTTGCGGTTGTGCGGTGCCGACCTGCGCCTGGTACCTGCCGTCCCGTATTCTAATCCCGGTCACTATGCGCGCTATTCCGGTCGGCTCGCCGAGGAGCTCGGTGCCTTCTGGGCCAATCAGTTCGACAATGTCGCCAATCGGGAGGGGCACTACCGCACGACCGGTCCTGAGATTTGGCAGCAAACGGATGGAAGAATCGACGGCTTCACGTGTGCCGTTGGGAGCGGCGGTACCTTGGGTGGGGTCGCGCGAGCCCTCAAGGAGCGAAATCCCGGCATCAAGATTGCGCTCAGCGATCCCATGGGGGCCGCTCTCTACAATTGGTTCACCAAAGGCGAGCTGACGACAGAGGGAGACTCCATCACCGAAGGGATCGGGCAGGTTCGTGTCACAAGGAACCTGGAAGGCACGCCCATCGATACGGCATATCAAATTACGGACGAGGAAGCCTTGCCTGTTCTGTTCGACCTGATCGAGCACGAAGGACTGGTGTTGGGTGGCTCGAGCGCGATCAATATCGTTGGAGCCATGCGACTTGCGCGCGACCTCGGTCCAGGAAAAACCATCGTGACCATCCTCGCGGATGGTGGACAGCGCTATCAGTCCAAGCTGTTCAACCCGGAATTCCTGCGCAAGAAAAACCTGCCCCTACCACGCTGGATGCGATAG